In Rhodanobacter humi, the following are encoded in one genomic region:
- the pncB gene encoding nicotinate phosphoribosyltransferase has product MIIESLLDTDLYKFSMMQVVLHHYPAAQVEYRFKCRNPGIDLAPHIEEIRAELEALCTLRFTEDELDYVRRMRFIKSDFVDFLGLFQLNAKYVTIAPTEAGNGEIEILIQGPWLHTILFEVPLLAIVNEVYFRNTRPDHDLAEGRRRLQAKIALLRDTPDYEQCRIADYGTRRRFSRTWHEEVLIALRDGLGKQLAGTSNVWYAWKLGLTPLGTLAHEYLQAHQALGPRLRDSQVAALEAWAKEYRGDLGIALSDVYGLEAFLRDFDMYFCKLFDGARHDSGDPFDWGERMLAHYRANRVDPRSKVLVFSDGLDIPKVMQLYEHFRGRCLLAFGVGTNLSNDTGPEPLNIVIKMIRCNGQPVAKLSDSPGKNMCEDAAYVTYLRQVFQIPATQG; this is encoded by the coding sequence ATGATCATCGAATCGCTGCTGGACACCGACCTCTACAAGTTCTCGATGATGCAGGTGGTGCTGCATCACTACCCGGCCGCGCAGGTCGAGTACCGCTTCAAGTGCCGCAATCCCGGCATCGACCTGGCGCCGCACATCGAGGAGATCCGGGCCGAGCTGGAGGCGTTGTGCACGTTGCGCTTCACCGAGGACGAGCTGGACTACGTCCGCCGGATGCGCTTCATCAAGAGCGACTTCGTGGACTTCCTCGGGCTGTTCCAGCTCAACGCGAAGTACGTGACGATCGCGCCGACGGAGGCGGGCAACGGCGAGATCGAGATACTCATCCAGGGGCCGTGGCTGCACACCATCCTGTTCGAGGTGCCGCTGCTCGCGATCGTCAACGAGGTGTATTTCCGCAACACGCGGCCCGATCACGACCTCGCCGAAGGGCGGCGGCGGCTGCAGGCGAAGATCGCGCTGCTGCGCGACACGCCGGACTACGAGCAGTGCCGCATCGCCGACTACGGCACGCGCCGGCGTTTCTCACGCACCTGGCACGAGGAGGTGCTGATCGCACTGCGCGACGGCCTCGGCAAGCAGCTCGCCGGCACCAGCAACGTCTGGTACGCGTGGAAGCTGGGCCTCACCCCGCTGGGCACGCTGGCGCACGAATACCTGCAGGCGCACCAGGCGCTGGGGCCGCGCCTGCGCGACTCGCAGGTGGCGGCGCTGGAGGCCTGGGCCAAGGAGTACCGCGGCGACCTCGGCATCGCGCTCTCCGACGTGTACGGCCTGGAGGCCTTCCTGCGCGACTTCGACATGTACTTCTGCAAGCTGTTCGACGGCGCGCGCCACGATTCCGGCGACCCGTTCGACTGGGGCGAGCGCATGCTGGCGCACTACCGTGCCAACCGCGTCGATCCGCGCAGCAAGGTGCTGGTGTTCAGCGACGGGCTGGATATCCCCAAGGTGATGCAGCTGTACGAACACTTCCGCGGCCGCTGCCTGCTGGCCTTCGGCGTGGGCACCAACCTCAGTAACGACACCGGCCCCGAGCCGCTCAACATCGTGATCAAGATGATCCGCTGCAACGGCCAGCCGGTGGCCAAGCTCAGCGATTCGCCGGGCAAGAACATGTGCGAGGACGCGGCCTATGTGACCTACCTGCGGCAGGTGTTCCAGATCCCCGCCACGCAGGGCTGA
- a CDS encoding NAD(P)H-hydrate dehydratase, which produces MPPPSHRHELYTVAQVRALDRRAIEVLGVLGFELMRRAAWAALSSLRRHWPQARRIAVHCGPGNNGGDGFLLATLAREAGLHVDVLALGEASSGDAGAARQAWRDAGGSVRLWQIGDALPEADVHVDALYGTGLRRAPEPPVAALIEAINASGVPVLALDVPSGLDADTGHVPGAAIRAAVTASFIAAKRGLHTGRAAAFVGALELDALGLPESLWQGEPPDAQLLTATQLPPRARDAHKGTNGHVLAIGGEHGMGGAIRLCGEAALRAGAGLVSVATRTEHIFAMNAARPELMAHGVDGPQALEPLLARASVLALGPGLGQSAWSHALWLTALDSGKPLVLDADGLNLLAREPRRFTQPAVLTPHPGEAARLLGGTVADVEADRCAAARLLAGRYDAVVVLKGSGSLIADPDGRLDVCPWGNPGMATGGMGDLLTGVIAALLAQGCDAWQAAYLGTGLHARAGDRAARQGERGLLASDLLAPLRALGNGLDDD; this is translated from the coding sequence ATGCCGCCACCCTCCCACCGCCACGAGCTCTACACCGTCGCCCAGGTGCGCGCGCTGGATCGTCGCGCGATCGAGGTGCTGGGCGTGCTCGGGTTCGAATTGATGCGCCGTGCGGCGTGGGCGGCGTTGTCCAGCCTGCGTCGGCACTGGCCGCAGGCGCGGCGCATCGCGGTGCATTGCGGACCGGGCAACAACGGCGGCGACGGTTTCCTGCTGGCGACGCTGGCGCGCGAAGCCGGCTTGCACGTGGACGTGCTGGCGCTGGGCGAGGCGTCTTCCGGCGATGCCGGCGCGGCGCGGCAAGCGTGGAGGGATGCCGGCGGCAGCGTGAGGTTGTGGCAGATCGGCGACGCCCTGCCCGAGGCCGACGTGCATGTCGACGCGCTGTACGGCACCGGCCTGCGCCGGGCGCCGGAGCCGCCGGTGGCGGCGCTGATCGAGGCGATCAACGCCAGCGGCGTGCCGGTGCTGGCGCTGGACGTGCCCTCCGGGCTGGATGCCGACACCGGCCACGTGCCGGGTGCGGCGATCCGTGCCGCTGTCACGGCGAGTTTCATCGCCGCCAAGCGCGGCCTGCACACCGGTCGCGCCGCGGCCTTCGTCGGCGCGCTGGAACTGGACGCGCTGGGCCTGCCCGAGTCGTTGTGGCAGGGCGAGCCGCCGGACGCGCAGTTGTTGACCGCCACACAGCTGCCGCCGCGTGCGCGCGACGCGCACAAGGGCACCAACGGCCATGTGCTGGCGATCGGCGGCGAGCATGGCATGGGCGGCGCGATCCGCCTGTGCGGCGAGGCCGCGTTGCGTGCGGGTGCGGGTCTGGTCAGCGTGGCCACGCGCACCGAACACATCTTCGCCATGAACGCGGCGCGGCCGGAATTGATGGCGCACGGGGTGGACGGCCCGCAGGCGCTGGAGCCGCTGCTGGCGCGCGCCAGCGTGCTCGCACTCGGTCCCGGCCTCGGGCAAAGCGCGTGGAGCCACGCGCTATGGCTCACCGCGCTGGACAGCGGCAAGCCGCTGGTGCTCGATGCCGACGGTTTGAACCTGCTGGCGCGCGAGCCGCGCCGCTTCACGCAGCCGGCCGTGCTGACGCCGCATCCCGGCGAGGCGGCGCGCCTGCTCGGCGGCACCGTGGCCGACGTCGAGGCCGACCGTTGCGCGGCGGCGCGCCTGCTGGCGGGGCGCTACGACGCGGTGGTGGTGCTGAAGGGGAGCGGCAGCCTGATCGCCGATCCGGATGGACGTCTGGACGTCTGTCCGTGGGGCAACCCGGGCATGGCCACGGGCGGCATGGGCGACCTGCTCACCGGCGTCATCGCGGCGCTGCTGGCGCAGGGCTGCGACGCGTGGCAGGCGGCCTACCTCGGCACAGGATTGCACGCACGTGCCGGCGATCGTGCCGCGCGGCAGGGTGAGCGCGGCCTGCTCGCCAGCGATCTGCTGGCGCCGCTGCGCGCACTGGGCAACGGGCTCGACGATGACTGA
- a CDS encoding peroxiredoxin family protein, with protein sequence MSPAAFANGLRVGQPAPDITLDTLDGQHVSLHALRGKTVILTFWATWCGPCREELPMLSRYAREHARDGLVVLGFSLDTPDTLAQVRQVAATLDFPTGLLGDPHVDGYGRIWRLPVSFVVDRHGLLVHDGWKDRQPALTRERLDQVVTPLLDAPRH encoded by the coding sequence ATGTCGCCGGCCGCCTTCGCGAACGGACTCCGTGTGGGCCAGCCTGCGCCGGACATCACGCTGGACACGCTGGACGGCCAGCACGTCTCCCTGCACGCCCTCCGCGGCAAGACGGTCATCCTCACGTTCTGGGCGACCTGGTGCGGCCCTTGCCGCGAAGAGCTGCCGATGTTGTCGCGATACGCGCGGGAGCATGCGCGCGACGGCCTCGTCGTGCTCGGGTTCAGCCTCGATACGCCGGACACGCTGGCACAGGTGCGCCAGGTCGCGGCCACGCTGGATTTTCCGACAGGGCTGCTTGGCGATCCCCATGTCGACGGCTATGGGCGCATCTGGCGGCTGCCCGTGAGTTTCGTGGTGGATCGCCACGGGTTGCTCGTGCACGATGGCTGGAAAGACCGGCAGCCGGCCTTGACGCGCGAACGGCTCGACCAGGTCGTCACGCCGTTGCTGGATGCCCCGCGGCATTGA
- a CDS encoding DUF2946 domain-containing protein: protein MLRHKTRRQPIAWLAWLAMALLVVAPLVSRVLPAQAPMTHTMVGGDCAHGTVHAGHPCRHAGTQDPTDCCGYCVLLGQQSLLAASLLPHLLPAAPREAVAVAYRVPSPEHRGRLWARPRGPPYRA, encoded by the coding sequence GTGTTGCGACACAAGACCAGGCGGCAACCCATCGCGTGGCTGGCATGGCTGGCCATGGCGCTTCTGGTCGTGGCGCCACTGGTATCGCGTGTCCTGCCCGCGCAAGCACCGATGACGCACACCATGGTGGGCGGGGATTGTGCGCATGGCACGGTGCACGCCGGCCATCCCTGCAGGCACGCAGGCACGCAGGATCCGACGGATTGCTGCGGCTACTGCGTGTTGCTCGGACAGCAGTCGCTGCTGGCTGCGAGTCTCCTCCCTCATCTGCTGCCCGCGGCGCCGCGCGAAGCGGTGGCGGTCGCCTACCGGGTTCCATCGCCCGAACACCGGGGTCGCCTCTGGGCTCGCCCGCGCGGGCCTCCATACCGGGCCTGA
- the queG gene encoding tRNA epoxyqueuosine(34) reductase QueG: protein MSASTTIDYAALARDIKQWARELGFADAGISGVALGEDERHLEAYLAAGYHGEMDYMARHGAKRARPAELEPGTQRVISVRMDYVPPGTRNAWEVIRDGEAGYVSRYALGRDYHKLMRNRLQKLAERIHGVVGDFGYRAYVDSAPVLEKALARNAGLGWIGKHTVLINRHAGSYFFLGELYTDLPLPVDESASAHCGSCRRCIDICPTQAILAPYKLDARRCISYLTIELRGSIPEELRAPMGNRIFGCDDCQLVCPWNKFAQEAEEPDFAPRHRLDGAKLVELFAWSEDEFLKRTEGMAIRRTGYEGWLRNIAVALGNAPKSAAVCAALHARADHPSPVVREHVAWALARQAG, encoded by the coding sequence ATGTCCGCCAGCACCACCATCGACTACGCCGCCCTCGCCCGCGACATCAAGCAGTGGGCCCGTGAGCTGGGCTTCGCCGATGCCGGCATCAGCGGTGTGGCGCTGGGCGAGGACGAACGGCACCTGGAAGCCTACCTCGCGGCTGGCTACCACGGCGAGATGGACTACATGGCGCGCCATGGCGCCAAGCGCGCGCGCCCGGCCGAACTGGAACCGGGCACGCAACGGGTGATCTCGGTGCGCATGGACTATGTGCCGCCCGGCACACGCAACGCCTGGGAGGTGATCCGCGACGGCGAGGCCGGCTACGTATCGCGCTACGCGCTGGGCCGCGACTACCACAAGCTGATGCGCAACCGCCTGCAGAAGCTGGCCGAGCGCATCCACGGCGTGGTGGGCGATTTCGGCTACCGCGCCTACGTGGATTCCGCACCGGTGCTGGAAAAGGCGCTGGCGCGCAACGCCGGACTGGGCTGGATCGGCAAGCACACCGTGCTGATCAACCGCCACGCCGGCTCGTACTTCTTCCTCGGCGAGCTGTACACCGACCTGCCGCTGCCGGTGGACGAATCCGCCAGCGCGCACTGCGGCTCCTGCCGCCGCTGCATCGACATCTGCCCCACCCAGGCGATCCTGGCGCCGTACAAGCTCGATGCCCGCCGCTGCATCTCCTACCTCACGATCGAGCTGCGCGGATCGATTCCCGAGGAACTGCGCGCGCCGATGGGCAACCGCATCTTCGGCTGCGACGACTGCCAGCTGGTCTGTCCGTGGAACAAGTTCGCGCAGGAAGCGGAGGAACCGGATTTCGCGCCGCGCCACCGCCTCGACGGCGCGAAGCTGGTGGAACTGTTCGCGTGGAGCGAAGACGAGTTCCTCAAGCGCACCGAAGGCATGGCGATACGCCGCACCGGCTACGAAGGCTGGCTGCGCAACATCGCGGTGGCGCTGGGCAACGCGCCGAAGTCGGCGGCGGTATGCGCGGCGCTGCATGCCCGCGCCGACCACCCTTCGCCCGTGGTGCGCGAGCACGTGGCCTGGGCGCTCGCGCGGCAGGCCGGCTGA
- a CDS encoding rhomboid family intramembrane serine protease, whose protein sequence is MPITLIILAVTCIVSFIAFSNSRLMNDLILWPPAISRHREYHRLVTYGLVHADFGHLLFNMITLFFFGRVMEGFYASQLGTFGFALFYLGALVVSILPTYLKNRSNPNYRSLGASGAVSAVLFGYILLAPWSRIIVFVIPMPAIVYAVLYTGYSIYMDRRGQDNINHSAHLWGAAYGVLFTVLVNPRVLPHFLDALLQPRF, encoded by the coding sequence ATGCCGATCACCCTCATCATCCTCGCGGTCACCTGCATCGTCTCGTTCATCGCGTTCAGCAACAGCCGGCTGATGAACGACCTGATCCTGTGGCCGCCGGCGATCAGCCGCCATCGCGAGTACCACCGGCTGGTGACCTACGGCCTGGTGCACGCGGATTTCGGCCACCTGCTGTTCAACATGATCACGCTGTTCTTCTTCGGGCGCGTGATGGAGGGCTTCTACGCCAGCCAGCTGGGTACGTTCGGCTTCGCGCTGTTCTACCTCGGCGCGCTGGTGGTCTCGATCCTGCCCACCTATCTCAAGAACCGCAGCAACCCGAACTACCGCAGCCTGGGCGCCTCGGGTGCGGTGTCGGCGGTGCTGTTCGGCTACATCCTGCTGGCGCCGTGGTCGCGCATCATCGTGTTCGTGATACCGATGCCGGCGATCGTCTACGCCGTGCTGTACACCGGTTACTCGATCTACATGGACCGGCGCGGGCAGGACAATATCAACCACAGCGCACACCTGTGGGGCGCGGCCTACGGCGTGCTGTTCACCGTGCTGGTGAACCCGCGGGTGCTGCCGCATTTCCTGGATGCGCTGCTGCAGCCGCGATTCTGA
- a CDS encoding aminopeptidase: protein MSWVLCACGSIRYYAQAAHGQGELVFKRQPVRKLLKDPATDPKLAARLSLALAAREFASRHLDLPDNRSYTSYVDLHRPYVVWNVFATPRYSVEAIRHCFPIAGCVAYRGWFGEAAAEADAARMRRRGDDVWVGGVPAYSTLGWFADPILSSMLRWDDDELAGTIFHELAHQLIYAKGDTAFNESFATFVQTEGLREWRAARELPADDGHAQAMADGFTKLVLDLRERLKTLYTSGVDAEVMAAGKQREIAAFRARYTAWRDAHWPGDHRYDAWVEKPINNARLLPFGLYDQWTPAFAAIFRESGAQWPAFYARVRALAREPKARRDATLQVLSPPP from the coding sequence ATGAGCTGGGTTCTGTGCGCCTGCGGCAGCATCCGCTACTACGCGCAGGCAGCGCACGGGCAGGGCGAACTGGTGTTCAAGCGGCAACCCGTGCGCAAGCTGCTCAAGGACCCGGCCACCGACCCGAAACTCGCCGCGCGGCTGTCGCTGGCGCTGGCCGCGCGCGAGTTCGCCAGCCGCCACCTCGACCTGCCCGACAACCGCAGCTACACCAGCTACGTGGACCTGCACCGGCCTTACGTGGTGTGGAACGTGTTCGCCACGCCGCGCTACTCGGTGGAGGCGATCCGGCACTGCTTCCCGATTGCCGGCTGCGTGGCCTACCGCGGCTGGTTCGGCGAGGCCGCCGCCGAGGCCGATGCGGCTCGCATGCGGCGTCGCGGCGACGACGTGTGGGTGGGTGGCGTGCCGGCGTATTCCACGCTGGGCTGGTTCGCCGATCCCATCCTCAGCAGCATGTTGCGCTGGGACGACGACGAGCTGGCCGGCACGATCTTCCACGAGCTGGCGCACCAGCTGATCTACGCCAAGGGCGACACCGCGTTCAACGAGTCCTTCGCCACGTTCGTGCAGACCGAGGGTTTGCGCGAATGGCGCGCCGCGCGCGAGCTGCCGGCGGACGACGGCCACGCGCAGGCGATGGCCGACGGTTTCACGAAGCTGGTGCTGGACCTGCGCGAGCGTCTGAAGACGCTGTACACCAGCGGCGTGGACGCGGAGGTGATGGCGGCGGGCAAGCAGCGCGAAATCGCCGCGTTCCGTGCGCGTTACACCGCGTGGCGCGATGCACACTGGCCAGGCGATCACCGCTACGACGCCTGGGTGGAGAAGCCCATCAACAACGCGCGCCTGCTGCCGTTCGGCCTGTACGACCAGTGGACGCCGGCGTTCGCCGCCATCTTCCGCGAAAGCGGCGCGCAATGGCCGGCGTTCTACGCACGAGTGCGAGCACTGGCGCGCGAGCCCAAGGCGAGGCGCGATGCCACGTTGCAGGTTTTATCGCCGCCACCGTAG
- a CDS encoding c-type cytochrome, whose amino-acid sequence MKILLRCCLLCLCLPLLAHAAELRIDLGQGARVWTTAQLLARADATAVTIPDDVAFRRPMHYRAVPLRALLPGLRPDQHLQFVATDGFAAEIPAAVILNRQGAEAWLAVEDSAHPWPASADNGKHAGPFYLVWTDPQAAHVSTEEWPYQLATIRAIPDVDARFPAIVPEARADAQVLRGYAVFKRTCFACHTMNGAGDARLGPDLNLPWNPTEYLRPDLLRGFIRNPQTLHRWPEAKMQGFPTTKEMSDADLDAVLAYLRYMAKRKTSPP is encoded by the coding sequence ATGAAAATCCTGCTGCGCTGCTGCCTGCTCTGCCTGTGCCTGCCGCTGCTCGCCCATGCGGCCGAATTGCGCATCGACCTCGGCCAGGGCGCGAGGGTCTGGACCACCGCGCAACTGCTCGCCCGCGCCGATGCCACCGCGGTGACGATCCCGGACGACGTGGCGTTCCGCCGCCCCATGCATTACCGCGCCGTGCCTCTGCGCGCGCTGCTGCCCGGCCTGCGCCCGGACCAGCATCTGCAGTTCGTGGCCACCGACGGCTTCGCCGCCGAGATTCCAGCCGCGGTGATCCTCAACCGCCAAGGCGCCGAGGCCTGGCTGGCGGTGGAGGATTCCGCGCATCCGTGGCCCGCGTCCGCCGACAACGGCAAGCATGCCGGCCCGTTCTACCTGGTGTGGACCGACCCGCAGGCCGCGCACGTCAGCACGGAGGAATGGCCCTACCAATTGGCCACGATCCGCGCGATCCCGGACGTCGACGCGCGCTTCCCGGCCATCGTGCCGGAGGCCCGCGCCGATGCGCAGGTGCTGCGCGGCTACGCGGTGTTCAAGCGCACCTGTTTCGCCTGCCACACCATGAATGGCGCGGGCGACGCCCGGCTGGGGCCGGATCTCAACCTCCCCTGGAACCCCACCGAATACCTGCGCCCCGACCTGCTGCGCGGCTTCATCCGCAACCCGCAGACGTTGCACCGCTGGCCCGAGGCCAAGATGCAGGGCTTCCCCACGACGAAGGAAATGTCCGACGCCGACCTCGACGCGGTGCTGGCCTACCTGCGCTACATGGCGAAGCGCAAGACATCGCCGCCGTAG
- a CDS encoding transporter produces MPQLAHACATCGCTLSTDAATGYSTASGWRINLDYTYIDQNQLRHGSGKASPGQVVDQPSDPPLGGGEIEKGTTNRYINLGATYRFNADWGVSFVVPYVIRDHDTYGTQLAPYTPGETAPDQVSGAHVAGLGDVKLIGSYQGFLPTHNFGVQFGIKLPTGHYGGQTDDGMLVGRPTTFHSGPGLGQSLDSSLQAGTGSTDLIVGAYYFQPVSQDFDMFVSGQFQAAVRERLDRPGADFRPGNLASASFGLRYEAHADWVPQLQVNVFHRSADQGAFADRPDTAGTVAYLSPGISASLGRNLQVYAFVQLPVYSHLQGYQLFPRWTGTVGLSMQL; encoded by the coding sequence ATGCCGCAGCTTGCCCACGCCTGCGCCACGTGCGGATGCACGCTGAGCACGGATGCCGCCACCGGCTATTCGACCGCCAGCGGCTGGCGGATCAATCTCGACTACACGTATATCGACCAGAACCAGCTGCGCCACGGCAGCGGCAAGGCCTCGCCCGGGCAGGTGGTCGACCAGCCGTCCGATCCGCCGCTGGGCGGCGGGGAGATCGAGAAGGGAACCACCAACCGCTACATCAACCTCGGCGCGACCTACCGCTTCAACGCCGATTGGGGTGTGTCGTTCGTGGTGCCGTACGTCATCCGCGACCACGACACCTATGGCACGCAGCTGGCGCCGTACACGCCGGGCGAGACCGCGCCCGACCAGGTCAGCGGCGCCCACGTGGCCGGCCTCGGTGACGTCAAGCTGATCGGCAGCTACCAGGGCTTCCTGCCCACGCACAATTTCGGCGTCCAGTTCGGCATCAAGCTGCCGACGGGGCACTACGGCGGCCAGACCGACGACGGCATGCTCGTCGGTCGGCCCACCACCTTCCATTCGGGGCCGGGCCTTGGCCAGTCGCTGGACAGCAGCCTGCAGGCGGGTACCGGCAGCACCGACCTCATCGTCGGCGCCTACTACTTCCAGCCCGTGAGCCAGGATTTCGACATGTTCGTGAGCGGGCAATTCCAGGCGGCGGTGCGCGAGCGACTGGACCGGCCCGGTGCCGACTTCCGCCCGGGCAACCTGGCTTCCGCCAGCTTCGGCCTGCGCTATGAAGCCCATGCGGACTGGGTGCCGCAGCTGCAAGTCAACGTGTTCCACCGCAGCGCCGACCAGGGGGCCTTCGCCGATAGGCCCGATACGGCCGGCACGGTGGCTTATCTCAGCCCCGGCATCAGCGCCAGCCTGGGCAGGAACCTGCAGGTCTACGCCTTCGTGCAGCTGCCCGTGTACAGCCATCTGCAGGGATACCAGCTGTTTCCGCGCTGGACCGGCACGGTCGGCCTGAGCATGCAGCTGTAG
- the tsaE gene encoding tRNA (adenosine(37)-N6)-threonylcarbamoyltransferase complex ATPase subunit type 1 TsaE: MTEHVWRLADEAATLALGRRFATALDGGGMVVYLHGELGAGKTTFARALLGALDVGERIKSPTYSLIEGYEAQGRPAWHLDLYRIADPGELEWLGLDALADPAALVLVEWPERGRGALPAPDLTLHLAYADGGRQARLQAHTARGRDLQQRLR, encoded by the coding sequence ATGACTGAACACGTTTGGCGACTGGCCGACGAGGCCGCCACCCTCGCGCTGGGCCGCCGCTTCGCCACGGCGCTGGACGGTGGCGGCATGGTGGTCTACCTGCATGGCGAACTGGGCGCGGGCAAGACCACCTTTGCCCGCGCGCTGCTGGGCGCGCTGGACGTGGGCGAGCGCATCAAGAGCCCCACCTACAGCCTGATCGAGGGCTACGAGGCGCAAGGTCGGCCGGCCTGGCACCTGGACCTGTACCGCATCGCCGATCCCGGCGAACTGGAATGGCTGGGCCTGGATGCGCTGGCCGATCCGGCGGCGCTGGTGCTGGTGGAATGGCCCGAGCGCGGTCGCGGTGCCTTGCCCGCACCCGATCTCACCCTGCACCTCGCTTATGCGGACGGTGGCCGGCAGGCGCGGCTGCAGGCGCATACCGCGCGGGGGCGGGATCTGCAGCAGCGCCTGCGCTGA
- a CDS encoding PhzF family phenazine biosynthesis protein yields the protein MPALRYLHLDVFAATHGGGNHLGVVIGAEHWSGEAMQRFARWTDLVETTFLLPPATSDASYRVRIFTPHKEIPFAGHPSVGSAHAALACGLAQHVDGLLWQECGAGVLPIRVEGTGPQRRLLLKSPGERVLRTGRDAHPLLAAALAGIGAGTLPPALVDGGRRWWLAEVESEAALRAWQPDHSAIGALAHASDSMGLCAFARSAHPDYQLVVRAFPAGVGIIEDPASGAANGLIAAYVAQAEPHGPLAGGYVVSQGREIGHDAQLVAHIVDGTVWIGGRSHTIIDGALDWNAA from the coding sequence ATGCCCGCTTTGCGCTACCTGCATTTGGACGTCTTTGCCGCCACTCACGGCGGCGGCAACCACCTCGGCGTGGTGATCGGCGCGGAGCACTGGAGCGGCGAGGCGATGCAGCGTTTCGCACGCTGGACCGACCTGGTCGAAACCACGTTCCTGCTGCCGCCCGCCACCAGCGACGCCAGCTACCGCGTGCGCATCTTCACCCCGCACAAGGAAATCCCGTTCGCCGGCCATCCCAGCGTGGGCAGCGCGCACGCCGCGCTGGCATGCGGACTGGCGCAGCACGTCGACGGCTTGCTGTGGCAGGAATGCGGCGCCGGCGTCTTGCCGATCCGGGTGGAGGGTACGGGCCCGCAGCGCCGTCTGCTGCTGAAATCGCCCGGCGAACGCGTGCTGCGCACCGGCCGCGACGCGCACCCGCTGCTCGCCGCCGCGCTGGCCGGCATCGGCGCCGGCACGCTGCCGCCCGCCCTGGTCGACGGCGGGCGCCGCTGGTGGCTGGCCGAGGTGGAGAGCGAAGCCGCGCTGCGCGCCTGGCAACCCGACCACAGCGCGATCGGCGCACTGGCCCACGCCAGCGACAGCATGGGTCTGTGCGCGTTCGCACGCAGCGCACACCCCGACTACCAGTTGGTGGTGCGCGCCTTCCCTGCCGGCGTGGGCATCATCGAGGACCCAGCCTCCGGCGCCGCCAACGGCCTGATCGCCGCGTACGTCGCGCAGGCTGAACCGCACGGCCCACTGGCCGGCGGCTACGTGGTGAGCCAGGGCCGCGAGATCGGCCACGACGCCCAGCTCGTCGCCCACATTGTGGATGGCACGGTGTGGATCGGCGGCCGCAGCCACACCATCATCGACGGCGCGCTGGACTGGAACGCGGCGTGA